A single region of the Lycium barbarum isolate Lr01 chromosome 2, ASM1917538v2, whole genome shotgun sequence genome encodes:
- the LOC132626694 gene encoding zinc finger BED domain-containing protein RICESLEEPER 1-like: MCITAHWIDSDWNMRQKILNFCPIISHKGEDMANGISRCLREWGINKIFTITVDNASSNAVTVKELSKQLTKMGTNLMNGNHLHVRCMAHIMNLVVQDGLKECSLSIERVRHAVRYVRQSPARLKRFQESCDDEQINCKKSLCLDVPTRWNSTYLMLSRAVEFENAFSNYASREIGLRHYLENSYVEVGITAGELLSSDWVHVKRITRFLEIFYLLTLKISGSRYVTSNIHFLEICAVAVYLNKLMASEDTGLSDMAKKMKEKFNKYWGDPTKMNKIIFISCILDPRYKLESVGYALVKMFGTQGPSIQAEIKKYMTSLFNEYVKSSSKGSVLDVSSPCSSMDTSTSGISGSEESTQSTGL, encoded by the coding sequence ATGTGTATCACTGCCCATTGGATCGATAGTGATTGGAATATGCGCCAGAAAATACTTAATTTTTGTCCTATTATTAGCCATAAAGGTGAAGATATGGCAAATGGTATTAGTAGATGCTTACGTGAGTGGGGGATAAATAAGATCTTTACTATCACAGTTGATAATGCAAGCTCAAACGCTGTGACAGTAAAAGAATTGTCTAAACAATTAACAAAAATGGGAACTAATTTGATGAACGGTAATCACCTTCACGTGAGGTGTATGGCTCATATCATGAATCTTGTCGTCCAGGATGGTTTAAAAGAATGCTCTTTGTCTATTGAACGTGTTAGACATGCAGTTAGATATGTTAGACAGTCTCCCGCGAGGTTGAAAAGATTTCAAGAAAGCTGTGATGATGAACAAATCAATTGCAAAAAATCTTTATGTTTAGATGTCCCAACTAGGTGGAACTCCACCTATCTGATGTTGAGTAGGGCTGTTGAATTTGAGAATGCATTTTCAAATTATGCTTCTCGTGAAATCGGCCTGAGACATTATCTTGAAAATTCttatgttgaagttggaattacTGCCGGTGAACTTTTGAGCAGTGATTGGGTCCATGTGAAAAGAATTACGAGATTTCTTGAGATCTTTTATCTTCTTACTTTGAAAATATCTGGATCACGTTATGTTACGTCAAATattcattttcttgaaatttgtGCGGTTGCTGTTTATTTGAATAAATTAATGGCAAGCGAAGACACTGGTTTAAGTGATATGGCAAAGAAGATGAAAGAAAAATTTAATAAGTATTGGGGAGATCCAACAAAAATGAACAAGATAATTTTCATTTCATGTATTTTGGATCCTCGTTACAAGCTTGAATCAGTTGGCTATGCACTTGTAAAGATGTTTGGAACGCAAGGGCCATCTATACAAGCAGAAATAAAGAAGTACATGACTTCATTATTTAACGAGTATGTAAAATCAAGCTCAAAAGGCAGCGTGCTTGATGTATCTTCACCTTGCTCTTCAATGGACACGTCTACTTCCGGGATTTCTGGCAGTGAAGAAAGTACCCAAAGTACAGGACTTTAG
- the LOC132626692 gene encoding E3 ubiquitin-protein ligase UPL6 isoform X7, translating into MFFSGDPSTRKRVDLGGRSSKERDRQKLLEQTRLERNKRNLLRQQNSAAIKIQKCFRGRKEVEAERSKVRENFLKTYGKRCHPVDRQCFGPDSDFLRQLLFFFNPTYTTDVSVLVETCRSLLEFVRDSGDIVSLFAGTEYASNPALVRCRVKKYVHACIRAVYGNRNKLRDQLFMESEKSCTSAILLLDAVTLLIDLRLPWACSTVTYLLQSNIYSLFREIVLIGKERSFPASNRVVSSFEHVLALITSHIGQSTCTCPSVDPKCCFPSQILTIPFLWRFFPHLKEVFASPSVSRHYFHQMTLCMKDHINVLPPDIAIDLPGYAILLGNLLEVVGPAFAQPESFTMAVDFATVATFLLKALPSLQSSNMGSKEMSEDDMVIDDEQTEKVLNLGLEQQITNAIDARFLLQLTTVLLGGFSPLNGSHSGQFDEKHVAAVSAVCAFLHATFNILPLERIMTVLAYRTELVPVLWNFMKQCHENQKWSSLSEQSPYLPADAPGWLLPLSVFCPVYKHMLMIVDNEEFYEQEKPLSLKDIRCLIVILRQETTVVIVRGSTAVIGLASVHIRSVSALWQLLWSNPTVPTNFGKSPTDIFAMKKHPLEFLQHRVCVVASELLSQLQDWNNRRQFTPPSEFHADGVNEYFISQAMMENTRANDILKQAPFLVPFTSRAKIFTSQLAAARERNGSSGLFARHRFRIRRDQILEDAFNQLNALSEEDLRGLIRVTFVNELGVEEAGIDGGGIFKDFMENITRAAFDVQYGLFKETADHLLYPNPGSGLIHDQHLQYFHFLGTILAKAMFEGILVDIPFATFFLSKLKQKYNYLNDLPSLDPELYRHLIFLKALQNYRRALWTILKEIWWGQACWF; encoded by the exons AAATGCTTCAGAGGTAGAAAGGAGGTGGAAGCTGAACGTTCTAAAGTTCGTGAGAATTTTTTAAAAACATATGGGAAGCGCTGCCACCCTGTTGACAG GCAGTGTTTCGGTCCAGATTCAGATTTTCTGCGTcagctacttttttttttcaatccaaCATACACTACTGATGTTTCTGTCCTTGTGGAGACATGCCGATCGCTACTAGAGTTTGTTCGAGATAGCG GGGATATTGTTAGCCTCTTTGCTGGTACGGAGTACGCTTCCAATCCTGCCTTGGTGAGATGCAGAGTAAAGAAATATGTTCATGCTTGTATTCGGGCTGTTTATGGGAACAG GAATAAGTTGAGAGATCAACTTTTTATGGAATCTGAGAAGTCCTGTACATCAGCAATACTCTTGTTGGATGCAGTTACATTGTTGATTGATTTAAGACTTCCTTGGGCTTGCAGCACTGTCACCTATCTTCTTCAAAGTAATATATATTCCTTATTTAGGGAAATTGTTCTGATTGGCAAG GAAAGAAGCTTTCCAGCTTCCAACAGGGTTGTATCTTCATTCGAGCATGTGCTTGCACTAATTACATCTCATATTGGTCAAAGCACTTGTACTTGCCCAAGTGTTGACCCAAAGTGTTGCTTCCCATCCCAGATTCTTACAATTCCATTTTTATGGCGGTTTTTCCCTCACCTAAAAGAG GTCTTTGCAAGTCCATCAGTGAGTCGTCATTATTTTCATCAGATGACATTATGCATGAAAGACCATATTAATGTCCTCCCTCCTGATATAGCGATCGATCTACCTGGATACGCTATCCTTCTTGGGAATCTGTTGGAAGTTGTTGGACCTGCTTTTGCTCAGCCAGAATCATTCACTATG GCGGTTGATTTTGCAACAGTTGCGACTTTTTTGTTGAAAGCACTCCCTTCTCTCCAATCATCAAATATGGGAAGTAAAGAAA TGTCTGAGGATGACATGGTCATTGATGATGAACAAACAGAAAAAGTTCTGAATTTGGGTTTGGAGCAACAGATAACCAATGCTATCGATGCACGTTTTCTTCTACAGCTG ACTACTGTTTTACTGGGAGGGTTTTCACCTCTAAATGGTTCACATAGTGGCCAGTTTGATGAGAAACATGTGGCAGCTGTTAGTGCAGTTTGTGCTTTCCTTCATGCGACTTTCAACATTTTGCCGCTTGAACGTATTATGACTGTACTAGCCTATCGGACAGAACTAGTTCCTGTCCTTTGGAACTTCATGAAACAATGTCATGAAAATCAGAAATGGTCATCCTTGTCAGAGCAATCACCATATTTGCCAGCAGATGCTCCTGGATGGCTATTACCTTTATCTGTTTTCTGCCCAGTTTATAA GCATATGCTTATGATTGTCGATAATGAGGAGTTCTATGAACAGGAGAAGCCATTATCGCTGAAGGATATCAGATGTTTGATTGTTATCCTTAGACAG GAAACTACTGTGGTGATTGTTAGAGGAAGCACTGCAGTGATAGGATTAGCTTCTGTTCACATCAGGTCGGTCAGT gcCTTGTGGCAGCTCCTCTGGTCGAATCCTACGGTGCCTACTAACTTTGGTAAATCACCAACTGATATCTTTGCTATGAAGAAGCATCCATTAGAGTTCCTTCAGCATAGGGTTTGTGTTGTAGCGTCTGAACTCCTATCACAG TTACAAGATTGGAACAACAGACGGCAATTTACACCTCCTAGTGAGTTTCATGCTGATGGTGTAAATGAGTATTTCATATCTCAG GCAATGATGGAGAATACTAGAGCCAATGATATACTAAAACAAGCTCCATTCCTGGTGCCATTTACTAGCCGAGCTAAAATATTTACT TCACAGCTAGCTGCAGCAAGAGAAAGGAATGGGAGCTCTGGTCTTTTTGCTAGGCATAGATTCAGAATTAGAAGAGACCAAATTCTGGAAGATGCTTTTAACCAATTGAATGCATTGTCGGAGGAGGATCTCCGTGGATTG ATACGTGTGACTTTTGTCAACGAGCTTGGAGTTGAGGAAGCTGGTATAGATGGTGGTGGGATATTCAAGGATTTCATGGAGAACATTACTCGAGCAGCTTTTGATGTACAATATGGATTATTTAAG GAAACTGCGGATCACCTACTCTATCCAAATCCTGGATCTGGGTTGATTCATGATCAACACCTCCAGTATTTTCATTTTCTGGGGACAATTCTTGCTAAG GCAATGTTTGAAGGCATCCTCGTTGATATTCCATTTGCGACATTCTTTTTGAGCAAGTTGAAGCAAAA GTATAACTATTTGAATGATCTTCCTTCCTTGGATCCAGAATTATATCGCCATCTCATCTTCCTGAAG